Proteins from one Clostridium cellulovorans 743B genomic window:
- a CDS encoding helix-turn-helix domain-containing protein, protein MKNFHVLIEAINYIEENLCNYILQEDIARECYFSLSSLQKLFRYAFNHSIKEYITKRRLTNAAKDIVNSQMTITEIAMKYQYNSPEVFTRAFSKLWGISPSKFKNQWKFTGIFPKLILEYNGGNVVTGKKVEISELYEVLKENQNTYVLCFDIVGFGEINKISYEFGDKVILQCLKRIDTVAKEDMMLFRIGGDEFALVTWLTEASEAENLAKTVLESNGEFIDYNGQGIPVSMRVGATKIFGNNIRYNELLDDLQNTINVTRENKKEIFLMD, encoded by the coding sequence TTGAAAAATTTTCATGTACTAATAGAGGCAATAAACTATATTGAAGAGAACCTCTGCAATTATATCTTACAAGAAGATATAGCAAGGGAATGTTATTTTTCATTGTCATCTTTGCAAAAGCTCTTTAGGTATGCATTTAATCATAGCATCAAAGAATATATAACAAAACGAAGATTAACAAATGCAGCTAAGGACATTGTTAATTCTCAAATGACTATAACAGAAATAGCGATGAAATATCAATATAATTCTCCAGAGGTTTTTACTAGAGCCTTTTCAAAACTTTGGGGGATATCACCATCAAAGTTTAAAAATCAGTGGAAGTTTACCGGTATATTTCCTAAGTTAATTCTTGAATATAATGGAGGTAATGTTGTGACGGGAAAGAAAGTAGAGATTTCTGAACTTTATGAGGTTTTGAAAGAAAATCAAAATACTTATGTTTTATGTTTTGATATTGTTGGCTTTGGAGAAATTAATAAAATAAGCTATGAATTTGGAGATAAAGTAATTCTCCAATGCTTGAAGAGGATTGATACAGTTGCAAAAGAAGATATGATGTTGTTTCGTATCGGAGGAGACGAATTTGCTCTTGTAACATGGTTAACGGAAGCTAGTGAAGCGGAGAATCTTGCAAAAACAGTTCTTGAAAGTAACGGAGAATTTATTGATTATAATGGACAAGGTATTCCTGTATCTATGAGAGTAGGAGCTACAAAAATTTTTGGTAATAATATTCGCTATAATGAGCTTCTTGATGATTTACAAAATACTATTAATGTTACTAGGGAAAATAAGAAAGAGATTTTCTTAATGGATTAG
- a CDS encoding PadR family transcriptional regulator, with the protein MQEQIIRKLFLGFIHIHILHHAKKEPFYGAWMIEELRNHGYEISAGTLYPVLHNLEKNGVLKVEDRNVEGKIRKYYSITEVGDEVLKEARIKAYELFKEIKED; encoded by the coding sequence GTGCAAGAACAAATAATACGAAAATTATTTTTAGGATTTATACATATACATATACTACATCATGCCAAAAAAGAACCTTTTTATGGAGCTTGGATGATAGAAGAGCTTAGAAACCATGGTTACGAAATAAGTGCAGGGACTTTATATCCTGTATTACATAACCTAGAGAAGAATGGAGTTCTAAAGGTCGAAGATAGGAATGTGGAGGGAAAGATAAGAAAATATTATTCAATTACTGAGGTAGGGGATGAAGTTTTAAAAGAAGCAAGAATAAAGGCCTATGAATTATTTAAGGAGATCAAGGAAGATTAA
- a CDS encoding ABC transporter ATP-binding protein yields the protein MDDILFQANNLIYKENLVYDNLIVKKEKINFITGESGSGKSTFLKLLNNTISATAGVLLYKNKPIEQYDPIALRRDISLVSQDPFLFDMSIIDNFKTFYSLRDMTVPENDHVRFFADLCSVNVSLDQDAATLSGGERQRVYISLFLSLYPKVILLDEPTSALDEKNSKEIMKNITSFCKKENIDIVIVSHDKAIVEEFYENKIEIVKKVQ from the coding sequence ATGGACGATATATTATTTCAGGCAAATAATTTAATCTATAAAGAAAACTTGGTCTATGATAATTTAATTGTTAAAAAGGAAAAGATTAATTTTATCACTGGTGAAAGCGGTAGTGGTAAAAGTACCTTTCTAAAATTATTAAATAATACTATAAGTGCAACAGCTGGAGTACTTTTATACAAGAATAAACCAATAGAACAATATGATCCTATAGCCTTAAGACGTGATATAAGCCTAGTTTCTCAAGATCCTTTTTTATTTGACATGAGTATTATAGATAATTTTAAAACTTTCTATTCCTTAAGAGATATGACAGTTCCTGAAAATGATCATGTACGCTTTTTTGCAGATTTATGCTCTGTAAATGTTTCTTTAGATCAAGATGCTGCTACTCTTTCTGGAGGAGAACGTCAAAGAGTGTATATATCCTTATTTTTATCCTTGTATCCTAAAGTTATCTTATTAGACGAGCCAACTTCCGCTTTAGATGAAAAAAATAGTAAAGAAATAATGAAAAATATAACCTCCTTCTGCAAGAAAGAAAATATAGATATAGTAATAGTAAGTCATGATAAAGCCATAGTTGAAGAGTTTTATGAAAATAAAATTGAAATAGTAAAAAAAGTTCAATAG
- a CDS encoding ABC transporter permease: MDQIVKLNLFQFSLIYLLLIVVLVIMKKSKVNQSKLLIIASLRMSIQLIIVGYILQYIFRNPHPLFTISFLTIMIVFSIHIVIKSRKDLNNAFKISIAFSLSFSGLFVLFFFLIVVINKSIFNPQYTIPLAGMIIGNSMTGINIGIKNFMDSIKKEKNKINTLLNLGIEPKYILKPFANNALESALIPTLNSMLGMGIIFLPGMMTGQILSGTSPTTSILYQIAIMIAICTSVCLTVFLSLNLGYKSLYNNRKQFI; this comes from the coding sequence ATGGATCAAATAGTAAAATTAAACCTTTTTCAATTTTCACTTATTTATTTACTACTTATCGTAGTTTTAGTTATAATGAAAAAATCAAAAGTGAATCAAAGTAAACTTCTCATAATTGCTAGTTTAAGAATGTCAATTCAGCTTATAATTGTAGGTTATATTCTTCAATATATCTTTAGAAATCCTCATCCTTTATTTACAATAAGCTTTCTTACAATTATGATAGTATTCTCAATTCACATTGTAATTAAGAGCCGAAAAGACTTAAATAATGCTTTTAAAATTTCAATAGCCTTTTCATTATCTTTTTCAGGATTATTTGTTCTATTTTTCTTTTTGATAGTAGTAATCAATAAATCCATATTTAATCCACAATATACAATACCTTTAGCTGGAATGATAATTGGTAATTCTATGACAGGAATAAATATTGGGATCAAAAATTTTATGGATTCTATAAAAAAGGAAAAAAATAAAATCAATACCTTGCTTAACCTAGGTATTGAACCGAAGTATATCTTGAAGCCTTTTGCCAATAACGCTTTAGAAAGTGCTTTAATTCCTACTTTAAACTCCATGCTTGGTATGGGAATAATTTTTTTACCAGGAATGATGACTGGGCAAATCTTATCTGGTACATCACCTACTACTTCAATTTTATATCAAATAGCTATAATGATCGCAATTTGTACCTCTGTTTGTTTAACAGTTTTTTTATCATTAAACTTAGGTTATAAATCTCTATACAACAATCGAAAGCAATTTATATAA
- a CDS encoding fibronectin type III domain-containing protein produces MKRKERISIIISLLFFASICFSSEIKVDIGESYAIRKGDEKITLGGRVRAYTLDSSWTTIDQSSLGGMSLNTILNNLISSGKTKFYINDGTYYLDGEIKIEKDNIILQGQSQINTKIIQNNIASNVIEITAGGTQILDLNIDNSLGKVAVYSINSNNTSLRNCIINGSDNNPAVAFYGNNTVDDITAVESGNLNFNNVIENNMINSPLNGSNKDGVIFVKQKNGLVKGNTLSGSRIAFYLSRDSEVSYNTIKNSSTNGIRYTVPAYDNKIINNIIQDVKASGIVVDRNDKGITPSDYRATNLTISNNNISGSRYFGIEISNLMSSTIDNNIIENIDFNGVYLLYSDSLFISQNKIYETGLCLVNGMLWAWDKNLNSGILLDYMVTNSIMDSNEIINSINSCPHGIKVQSNDSNINNSITYNNISGYFINGVVAKDTSPENTYIFGNVINLSLLPVLENIKWTSTIGTVTLTWDPQIGAIGYEIEKDGNIIDNGNSTSYTVTGLASSTNYNFKVRVKLGIWSDEITAITMTPVLKNIKAETTEDSVALTWDPEISATGYEIEADGKIIDNGNNTSYKITGLKSDTNYSYKVRAKNGLWSDEITAKTLSSVVPPPDPVILPVLKNIKANTTENSVTLTWDEEIGAIGYEVGVDGKILDIGNNTTYTITGLKSATNYNYKVRAKNGIWSDTIIAKTLSPVIPPPPDPVILPVLKNIKAITTENSVTLTWDEEIGATGYEIEIDGKILDNGNNTSYKVTVLKPATNYNYKVRAKNGTWSDVITATTLSPAIPPPNPVILPVLKNIKATTTENSVTLTWDGEVGATGYEIEVEGKIIDNGNSTSYTVTGLKSATNYSYKVRAKNGTWSDVITATTLKPVIPPPDPIILPVLKNIKATTTENSVTLTWDEEIGATGYEIYINGKILDNGNNTSYTVTGLKSATSYSYKVRAKNGTWSDVITATTLSSVILPPDPVVPPDDSKKPSVKVPVVSVIPQAIAPISPVGKNNLVASSATTVSNKTDNRVDNKDINKGNSEADSDKDTDGLSSSTKSDEATNRKSDPEKQDISHNNKLLIFISAILGLSAIAVFARIRLFRKKI; encoded by the coding sequence GTGAAGAGGAAGGAACGGATTAGCATAATTATTTCATTACTTTTTTTCGCAAGTATTTGTTTCAGTAGTGAAATAAAAGTTGATATTGGCGAGAGCTACGCTATTAGGAAAGGCGATGAAAAAATAACTCTAGGTGGTAGAGTTAGGGCTTATACTCTTGATTCTTCTTGGACAACCATTGATCAATCATCCCTTGGTGGAATGAGTTTAAATACAATACTTAATAATCTTATATCATCAGGAAAAACGAAATTTTACATTAATGATGGTACTTACTACCTTGATGGTGAAATTAAGATTGAGAAGGATAATATAATTTTGCAAGGTCAATCTCAAATAAATACTAAGATAATACAAAATAATATTGCGTCTAATGTGATTGAGATAACTGCCGGTGGAACGCAAATATTAGATTTAAATATCGATAATAGTTTAGGAAAAGTAGCAGTTTACTCTATAAATTCAAATAACACTAGCTTAAGGAATTGTATTATAAATGGCTCAGATAATAATCCTGCTGTAGCCTTCTATGGAAATAATACTGTTGATGATATAACTGCTGTTGAAAGTGGAAATTTAAATTTTAATAATGTAATAGAAAATAATATGATTAATTCTCCTTTAAATGGAAGTAATAAGGATGGAGTAATATTTGTTAAGCAAAAGAATGGATTGGTCAAAGGTAATACGCTTTCAGGAAGTAGGATTGCTTTTTATTTATCAAGGGATTCGGAAGTAAGTTATAATACAATAAAAAATTCATCAACCAACGGTATTAGATACACTGTACCAGCCTATGATAATAAAATAATAAATAACATTATACAAGATGTTAAAGCATCGGGGATAGTAGTTGATAGAAATGATAAAGGTATTACTCCTAGCGATTACAGAGCAACTAATCTTACAATTAGCAACAATAATATCAGTGGCTCAAGGTATTTTGGGATCGAAATAAGCAATCTAATGTCTTCAACAATTGATAATAATATTATAGAGAATATCGACTTTAATGGGGTATACCTCTTGTATTCAGATAGTCTTTTCATAAGTCAAAATAAAATATATGAAACAGGGTTATGTTTAGTTAATGGTATGTTATGGGCGTGGGATAAAAACTTGAATTCAGGAATTTTATTGGATTATATGGTTACAAACTCAATTATGGATTCAAATGAAATAATAAACAGTATCAATAGTTGTCCTCATGGAATAAAGGTACAATCAAATGATAGTAATATAAATAATTCAATAACTTATAATAATATAAGTGGATATTTTATAAATGGTGTAGTTGCAAAAGATACATCTCCAGAGAATACATATATATTTGGAAATGTTATTAATTTGTCGTTATTACCAGTACTTGAAAATATAAAATGGACTTCAACAATAGGTACAGTTACATTAACTTGGGATCCTCAAATAGGGGCTATAGGATATGAAATAGAGAAAGATGGAAATATAATAGATAATGGAAATAGTACAAGTTATACAGTAACAGGTTTAGCTTCATCAACAAACTATAATTTCAAGGTAAGGGTAAAACTTGGAATTTGGAGCGATGAAATAACAGCAATAACCATGACTCCAGTATTAAAAAATATAAAAGCAGAAACAACAGAGGACAGTGTAGCATTAACCTGGGACCCAGAAATTAGTGCCACTGGATATGAAATCGAAGCAGACGGAAAAATAATAGATAATGGGAATAACACAAGTTATAAAATAACAGGCTTAAAGTCAGATACAAATTATAGCTATAAGGTAAGAGCGAAAAATGGATTATGGAGTGATGAAATAACGGCAAAAACTCTAAGTTCAGTAGTTCCACCACCAGATCCAGTAATATTACCAGTATTAAAAAATATAAAAGCTAATACAACAGAAAATAGTGTTACATTAACCTGGGATGAAGAAATAGGTGCTATTGGTTATGAAGTAGGGGTAGATGGGAAAATACTAGATATCGGAAATAATACAACTTATACAATCACAGGGTTAAAATCAGCTACAAATTATAATTATAAGGTAAGAGCAAAGAATGGAATCTGGAGTGATACAATAATTGCAAAAACTCTAAGTCCAGTAATTCCACCACCGCCAGACCCAGTAATATTACCAGTGTTAAAAAACATAAAAGCTATAACAACAGAAAATAGTGTTACACTAACATGGGATGAAGAAATAGGTGCTACTGGTTATGAAATAGAGATAGATGGGAAAATATTAGATAACGGGAATAATACAAGTTATAAAGTCACAGTGTTAAAACCAGCCACAAATTATAATTATAAGGTAAGGGCAAAGAATGGAACTTGGAGTGATGTAATAACTGCAACAACCCTAAGTCCAGCAATTCCACCACCAAATCCAGTAATATTACCAGTGTTAAAAAATATAAAAGCTACAACGACAGAAAATAGTGTTACACTAACCTGGGATGGGGAAGTTGGAGCCACTGGTTATGAAATAGAGGTGGAAGGAAAAATAATAGACAACGGGAATAGCACAAGTTATACAGTGACAGGGCTAAAATCAGCTACAAATTATAGTTATAAGGTAAGGGCAAAGAACGGAACCTGGAGTGATGTAATAACTGCGACAACCTTAAAGCCAGTAATTCCACCACCAGACCCAATAATATTACCAGTGTTAAAAAATATAAAAGCTACAACAACAGAAAATAGTGTTACACTAACCTGGGATGAAGAAATAGGTGCTACTGGTTATGAAATATATATAAACGGAAAAATACTAGATAACGGAAATAATACAAGTTATACAGTGACAGGTTTAAAATCCGCTACAAGTTATAGTTATAAGGTAAGGGCAAAGAATGGAACCTGGAGCGATGTAATAACTGCAACAACACTAAGTTCAGTAATTCTACCACCAGACCCAGTAGTTCCCCCAGATGATTCAAAAAAACCGTCTGTGAAAGTACCAGTAGTATCAGTGATTCCACAAGCTATAGCACCAATATCGCCAGTGGGAAAAAATAACTTAGTAGCAAGTAGTGCAACTACAGTAAGCAACAAAACTGATAATAGAGTAGATAATAAAGATATTAACAAAGGAAATAGTGAAGCAGATAGTGATAAGGATACGGATGGTTTATCCTCATCCACAAAATCAGATGAAGCTACAAATAGGAAAAGTGATCCAGAGAAGCAAGATATTTCTCATAATAATAAGCTTTTAATATTTATTAGTGCTATTTTAGGACTTTCTGCAATAGCTGTTTTTGCTAGAATTAGATTGTTTAGAAAGAAAATTTAG
- a CDS encoding IS982 family transposase — MPEFNKDSTITINDLKDFIVVTYVIIDDFYQKVTPTFIKNRRNIAKSVMTDSEIITISLVGELLTIDSEKAWFGFCSKNLRDLFPNFCSRPRFHRVRKSLFRVIDEIRKELTKFLNYQYDRMRIADSMPIPVCKFGRAHFHKAFKPEAAYGRCASKKETYYGFKLHALVALDGYITDFTVTAANIDDRDVVWELTANSEIDILIGDKGYIGQKVASQLKETRYIRLLTINRNNSKTKLLKPFRQLIFKARRRVETTFSQLSEQLNMQRVLTKSTWGFATRISNKILAHNLCYFINKFFNIGIEISKIKELVFG; from the coding sequence ATGCCAGAGTTTAATAAAGATTCTACCATAACAATAAATGACTTAAAAGATTTTATTGTTGTCACTTATGTTATAATTGATGACTTTTACCAAAAAGTAACTCCAACATTTATTAAAAATCGTCGTAACATCGCTAAATCAGTAATGACTGATAGCGAAATAATTACGATTTCTTTAGTAGGTGAACTCTTAACCATTGACTCTGAAAAAGCATGGTTTGGATTTTGCTCTAAAAACCTACGAGACTTATTTCCCAACTTTTGTAGTAGGCCGAGGTTTCATAGAGTTAGAAAGTCATTATTTCGAGTCATTGATGAAATTCGTAAAGAGTTAACGAAATTTCTTAACTATCAATATGACCGAATGAGAATTGCAGATAGTATGCCAATTCCTGTGTGTAAGTTTGGGAGAGCTCATTTCCATAAAGCTTTTAAGCCGGAGGCTGCCTACGGGCGATGCGCTTCGAAAAAAGAAACATATTATGGATTCAAATTACATGCTTTAGTAGCCCTCGATGGCTATATCACAGATTTTACTGTAACAGCAGCAAATATTGATGACAGAGATGTCGTCTGGGAACTCACAGCTAATTCAGAGATTGATATACTAATAGGTGATAAAGGATATATAGGTCAAAAAGTTGCTTCGCAATTAAAAGAAACAAGGTACATTCGTCTTTTAACAATAAATCGTAACAATAGTAAAACTAAACTTTTAAAACCTTTTAGGCAGTTGATATTCAAGGCTCGTCGTAGAGTAGAAACTACTTTTTCTCAGCTCTCCGAGCAATTAAATATGCAGAGGGTTCTTACAAAATCAACTTGGGGATTTGCCACAAGAATATCAAATAAAATATTAGCTCATAATCTTTGCTATTTTATAAATAAATTTTTTAATATAGGTATAGAAATATCAAAGATTAAAGAATTAGTATTCGGATAA
- a CDS encoding GNAT family N-acetyltransferase, giving the protein MEYKSFHEDIKKYQLTEEVDLERADSKEFAIYCTTYRNESLNFGKSWDKRCDEIGNFNNCFWINKDNRRIGGVRMEPNYIESLFLQPPFTDTYEMLKILKKLLAYWSDRNKDIYTVGVTASEVECYKRIGFFEKLSLRYMIRPTEEFYLNWEENFNISSVAKEKALEISRLFYEAYSDGIDDYAKQTVEEHLPQVEAFLNKELNSTLKNASVLVYDKNNNELIGVCFISLWDEWPEISNLVVKPSYRGTGLAENMIKRALSILKDEYPVLRLNVLVGNPAESLYNKLGFFTCGECSYLFMPVCYW; this is encoded by the coding sequence TTGGAGTATAAAAGTTTCCATGAAGATATAAAAAAATATCAGCTAACAGAAGAAGTTGACTTAGAAAGAGCTGATTCAAAAGAGTTTGCAATATACTGCACCACATATAGAAATGAGAGTTTAAACTTTGGGAAGAGTTGGGACAAACGTTGCGATGAGATAGGAAATTTTAATAATTGCTTTTGGATAAATAAAGATAATAGAAGAATAGGCGGTGTCAGGATGGAGCCTAATTACATTGAGAGTTTGTTTTTACAACCACCCTTTACTGATACCTATGAAATGTTAAAAATATTAAAAAAGCTTCTAGCTTATTGGTCTGATAGAAATAAAGACATATATACAGTTGGAGTTACGGCTTCTGAAGTTGAATGTTACAAAAGAATAGGTTTTTTTGAAAAATTATCGCTAAGATATATGATAAGGCCAACTGAAGAATTTTATTTAAATTGGGAAGAGAATTTTAACATCTCAAGTGTTGCAAAAGAAAAAGCTTTAGAAATATCAAGATTGTTTTATGAAGCATATTCAGATGGTATTGATGATTATGCAAAACAGACTGTGGAAGAACATCTTCCTCAAGTTGAAGCATTTCTAAACAAAGAATTAAATAGTACATTGAAAAATGCTTCAGTGCTTGTCTATGATAAAAATAACAATGAGTTAATTGGAGTGTGTTTTATATCATTGTGGGATGAATGGCCAGAAATATCTAATTTAGTAGTTAAACCATCTTATCGTGGTACAGGTCTTGCTGAAAATATGATTAAGAGAGCTTTGAGTATTTTGAAAGATGAATATCCTGTTTTGAGGTTAAATGTACTGGTTGGTAATCCTGCTGAATCACTGTATAACAAACTTGGCTTTTTTACGTGTGGAGAATGTTCATATTTATTTATGCCTGTATGCTATTGGTAG
- a CDS encoding GNAT family N-acetyltransferase, protein MQKVDKWQEGKKEYNLKEGFMLKRADKLEFGIHETIYSGVDLELSFSWKKETIDKIGYDDHFWIFKDGKRIGGVHIGSNFFGAFFMEPPYTVDRFVVISALHDGLKQWSDNDDKVTVYGVTPKDVEHFQKLGYRRNCERRVMIRPTETFKDINWSDDFITKVPTIDDAPIIGKLFFECCSGGIDYETFGSKMLEEAIVDAERTLKMYSSNNTLEGSTLVFDKNTNQLVGACIAGINGFCDNDFSEIGEIVVRQDYRRLGLASKMIKTALTNLKKISPATILCVTIGNPAEGLYDNLGFFSGVKFTGMDYNK, encoded by the coding sequence ATGCAAAAGGTTGATAAATGGCAAGAAGGTAAAAAAGAATATAATCTAAAAGAGGGGTTTATGCTAAAGAGAGCCGATAAGTTAGAGTTCGGCATTCATGAGACAATATATTCAGGTGTAGATTTAGAATTAAGTTTTAGTTGGAAAAAAGAAACGATAGATAAGATAGGTTATGATGATCATTTTTGGATATTTAAAGATGGAAAAAGGATTGGAGGGGTACATATAGGTTCTAACTTCTTTGGAGCATTTTTCATGGAACCTCCTTATACAGTAGACCGATTTGTAGTTATCAGCGCACTTCATGATGGCTTGAAGCAATGGTCGGATAACGATGATAAAGTTACTGTATATGGGGTGACTCCTAAGGATGTAGAACATTTTCAGAAACTTGGCTATAGGAGAAATTGTGAAAGACGAGTAATGATTCGGCCAACAGAGACATTTAAGGATATTAATTGGAGTGATGACTTTATAACAAAAGTACCAACTATAGATGATGCACCTATTATAGGAAAGTTGTTCTTTGAATGCTGTAGTGGAGGAATTGATTACGAAACTTTTGGGTCTAAAATGCTAGAAGAGGCTATAGTAGATGCGGAAAGAACACTAAAAATGTATAGCTCAAACAATACACTTGAAGGCTCAACTCTTGTATTTGATAAGAATACAAATCAGTTAGTGGGAGCTTGTATCGCTGGTATCAATGGATTTTGTGATAACGACTTTTCTGAAATAGGGGAGATTGTTGTGAGACAAGATTATAGAAGATTAGGACTTGCTTCAAAAATGATAAAAACAGCCTTAACAAACTTAAAGAAAATATCACCAGCTACGATTTTATGTGTTACTATTGGTAATCCAGCAGAGGGATTATATGATAACTTGGGATTTTTCTCAGGAGTCAAGTTCACTGGTATGGATTATAACAAATAG
- a CDS encoding MFS transporter, whose protein sequence is MDLKKIITYYKNLPREVYILFVANVINKLGHFVLPFLTIFLTRNLNLPPDKVGLFITFGGFFYIPGSLLGGKLSDKYGRKLTFCIGQILAAASFIPCIIQPNSIISAMFLICYAFFSAMAEPASTAMIMDFTNRDNRNEIYSFMYMGSNFGLALGPLLAGFLYNTHIRLFFSFDAITTLLFAFVVMAFIGEPMNDEKLKAKKQEPEHHDEAVEEAGFVIALLRRPALLLFASVFMLFSFVHSQYTFTLPLQVNENFGDFGTQFYGYIMATNAVVIVAMSTVISAKTKKNSATINSCLGGVFFLIGFGMLYFVHNFYYYIISTIIWSIGEILVYTNQAVYIANNTPISHRGRFTAILPLITGAGRGVSPFIMGHLISASSIRVAWLFIAIIVAVGIVFMYILNALDIQRKRLEKSLM, encoded by the coding sequence ATGGATTTAAAAAAAATAATAACTTATTATAAAAATTTGCCAAGAGAAGTGTATATCTTATTTGTAGCTAATGTTATAAATAAACTTGGGCATTTTGTGTTACCTTTTTTAACTATATTCCTAACTAGGAATCTAAACCTTCCACCAGATAAAGTTGGGTTATTTATAACCTTTGGAGGTTTTTTCTACATACCAGGTTCACTTTTAGGTGGAAAATTATCAGATAAGTATGGACGAAAATTAACCTTTTGTATTGGTCAAATTCTTGCGGCAGCTTCTTTCATACCATGTATTATTCAACCTAACTCTATAATTTCTGCTATGTTTTTAATTTGCTATGCTTTTTTTAGTGCAATGGCGGAACCAGCATCAACAGCTATGATAATGGATTTTACTAATAGAGATAATAGAAATGAAATTTATTCATTTATGTACATGGGATCAAATTTTGGTTTGGCACTAGGACCTCTTCTTGCAGGGTTCTTGTACAATACGCACATTAGGTTGTTTTTCTCCTTTGATGCAATTACAACTTTATTGTTTGCATTTGTGGTAATGGCATTTATCGGTGAACCTATGAATGATGAAAAACTTAAGGCTAAGAAACAGGAACCAGAACATCATGATGAAGCAGTAGAAGAAGCTGGGTTTGTAATTGCGTTGTTAAGAAGGCCAGCACTATTACTTTTTGCAAGTGTTTTTATGCTATTTTCCTTTGTACATTCTCAGTATACTTTTACTTTGCCACTGCAGGTTAATGAGAATTTTGGAGATTTTGGGACGCAATTTTATGGATATATAATGGCAACCAATGCCGTAGTTATAGTTGCAATGAGCACTGTGATTTCTGCAAAAACTAAAAAAAATAGTGCGACGATTAATTCCTGTCTTGGAGGGGTATTCTTTTTAATAGGTTTTGGAATGTTATATTTTGTACATAACTTTTATTATTATATTATTTCCACTATAATATGGAGTATAGGAGAAATATTAGTATATACAAACCAAGCAGTATATATAGCTAATAATACACCAATTTCTCATAGAGGAAGGTTTACCGCTATATTGCCACTGATAACAGGAGCGGGAAGAGGAGTATCTCCTTTTATTATGGGACACTTAATTTCAGCTTCATCTATACGTGTAGCATGGTTGTTTATTGCTATTATTGTAGCTGTTGGTATCGTCTTTATGTATATACTAAACGCTTTAGATATTCAAAGAAAGAGATTAGAAAAAAGTTTAATGTAA